The DNA window TGGGACTGCATTCAGGAGCTTCTGCCTGGGCACAGGGgacccagggtggggaggggaattgGGGGCACAGGAGAAACACCTGGAACGGAAGACCAGCATCCCGAGCAGCAGAGCTACGCCCAGCAGCAGCCCGAAGATGATGGCCACGATCTCGCCTCCAGTCAGGACACTGGAAACTGCAGGCACAAGGGGTGAAGACGTCGGGGGCTGCTTAGGGCCCCCAGGAATGATGGAGGTTAAAAGGGCACATGCAGGGGGGTATGCATCCCCCAACCAGGGAGATGGGTATGGGTGTGGGTGAGAAAGCCTGTGAGAAGGGCCCCATCCAGGGACCATCAGCTTGGGCTGCCACCCAGTGGCCCCTGACCTGAGAGGTTAGGAGACTGGACCGATGCCGGCCGGCAGTATATGGCATTAGGATGTATGTCTGAGAAAGAGGTGTGGTGTGAGTCTGTATGGAGCTGTCCACCCAGGAAgcttctgtgtgtgcgtgtgtgtgcgtgcgtgcgtgtgtgtgtgtgtgtatacaggaAGGAGGTCACTAACCGGAACAGGGTCTGAGAAGCCTCAGGGGGATGACAGGTGCGTGTGTGTCTGGGACAGAACACAGAATAACCCACTGACCTGGTGGGCTGGTCCGAAACTCATGGTCAGCGGAGAAGGGGCCGGGGCCCAGAGGGGTCACCATGCGGACTCTGACGATGTATGTGGTGTCGGGCTGCAGTTCTGTCAGCAGGACTCTGGGCTCTAGAACCATCTGGTACCGCTCTTCGTCCTGCAGATGGGGGTGCTCATGTTATCTGGGCCATGCCACACCAGACCTGGTGGAGGAGATGGGCAGTCCTGGGAACATgcgggaggggaggctggggaatGGTCAGGGCAGGGCTCTTGACGGGATTCTGCCCTGAGACAGCCACACAGGTCACTGCGGGCTGTCTTCTCCCATCCTGCACCCCAGGCTAGGAAATGTCAGGTGCGACCAGGCACGGACACTGGAGACGTTTAGTTGCATTCTCACCTGGTTCAGCACGTGCAGCTCGTAGCTGAGGTTGCCCCCGGGGCTGCGGGGCCGAGACCCTGCCCAGGTCAGCTCCAGCTGCCGGGGTGCCTTCTTCACCAGTCTCAGGGACAAGCCTGACAGGGACTCTGCAAGTTCAGAGGGAGGAAATCACTTAAGTAGCTTCTGTTGGCTTCTCACCCATCAACTTGTCCCCATGGTCCTATGCTCCCCCTACTCCCCATCTTCTCCAGGCCTTGCTGGCCCACAGGCCCCTCACCTGCAGACCCCATGTTGATGCTGAGTGAGGCGCTGGCAGGCTTGGAGGCACCCAACCCCGACACGCCATTCTGGGCTTCCACATTGAAGGTGTAGTTGGCGTGGGGGTCGAGGCCGTCCACACGCACTGAGGATGCTGTCAGCCCGCTAGGTCCTGCAGAGAAGCGCACACCTGCCCCGCAGGGCTGGCAGGGCCCTCCGTCCAGCGCTGCTCCCTGACACTGAGAACACTCCACATTGTATCTGATATCTTCGCGTTCCCCCAGGTCTGCTGGGGGTTCCCAGCGCAGGGAGAGCTGAGTCCCTGAAATGGAGAAGCTCAGATTTCGGGGGGTTGAGGGGGGACCTATGAGAAAAGACAGGCCATCAGGAGGGGCCAGCGTTGCTCTCTCCCCAAGCTGCTGGCTCACAGCCTCCTCCCAACACCCTGATTCTCAAAGTCCTCCGAAGTTCCTGCCAGATTTGATTCCTAGTGAGGAAAAGGTAGCTTAACTGCACCTCTGTGCTCTCCTAGGAGAGCAGGGGTGCGGGCTGAGGGCATTAAGTGGCTGGCACCCTGGATGGTCCCAGTATCTTATAGGTTCTGGAAAGTTCTGACTCCAACACAGGCTTAGCCACAGTCCTGTACCCCCTCACAGACAGCCAGGCCCTGGCCCCGACTCACGTGTGCATGCAGCATGGGGCCCCTCCCCAGGAGCTCGGTAGTGCCCACTCTCACAGGCACATTCTGTGGCCCCTTCAGCCTCGGCTGTGCTATGTTGGGGGCACTTGAGACACTGGGGCGCATCCACATCACTCCGATAGGAGCCGCTCGGGCAGGCTGGAGAGAGAATGCCACAGAGCCAAGATTGTCCAGCATTTTACAGGCAGAATCATATCCCTCCCTCCAATCCTTTGTGCTAGAAATACCCCGGCACATGTCTCCCTATGGCTGTTGAACACTCAGTGTAAAAGTCAACTGAGATGGAGCGTCGGCTTCCTTCCGGCCCTTGGCATCTGGGAGTCCCTCCCACAAGGGGCCCCTGCAGGTTCTCCCCACCTCCTCAAGTCTTCTTACCAAGGCATTCTTCAGCATCGCTGCTGCCCTCCTCATACCCAGGCTCACAGTGGCACCGCCCCACTGGTACCAACCACTCGCCATCagggctgcagtgcatgaggGGCGCACCCGAGGGGCCAGGGCTGATGTGCGCGTGGGGCAGGCAGGTCCCTGCCACTTCGGCCAGCCCCCCAGGTCCAGGCAGAGTGTTGGGGAATTGGGCCAGGCCATGCACAGTCTCAGGGCAGCGCTGGTAGAAGACCCGGACGGACACCAGGGCCACGCAGGCACCCGGGTTGTGGAAGGCAAGGTAGAGGCCTCGGCGGGTCAGGCGGCCCAAGGAGCAGCGCTCCACGTTCATCTTCACGGCTCTGGATGCGAGGTCTCGGACGGTGAAGCTCTGGTCGGCAGCCACCGTGGTTAcctgggaaggaggcaggggatGAGGGAACAAGGCAAAGTTGTGCTTCACTCCCACATCGCAGAAGGGACTGCTTGCTTGACACTTCACAATTTATTCAGCCATCAACGGAAGGCTGATCATGTGACAGCTACTGAACCAAGCATTTTTATGTGCATTAATCCTGCAAGGGGGAATGGATCACCTCCCCAcgtgacagatgaagaaattaaggccaagagaagaagaagaaacgtGGATAAAATCACCAGCTACCAcctggtggggctggggtgggaaccCAGGCTTTAGGACGCTACAGCTCTGCTACTTCCCACCATTCACAGGTGTTCCCAACCTCAGTGGCAATGAAGTGATCAGTTATAAAGTACGTCATTGTTCATTTCTTACTAATAACCAACTTTACAACAgctgctctttggaaaaaaacatGAGAGTACATCCTGTAATAATATGCTCCCTTTTCTTTCGCATTCCAGTATGTTTTCTTGggtaggaaagaaagggaaaagattaGAGAGTGGCCTGCAGAGAACTGTCTTCTTACACAACTCCTCTAGGTACACTTATGGGCGTGTCACACACAGCTGCGGTGAGCACCGATGTAAAAAGTCCAAAtacctctcccctgcccccaccatgcCATGCTCTTATCTCAATGGATGCTCATAAAGGCCTCTAAAATAGATGAGGCTGGCactcattaataataataaaatatttttatcaccatTTCAAGACAAggaaaagctcagagaggttaagtgacacTCCCTGTGTCGGGACACAGCTGAAAAGGTACTCGAATCCAGCCGTTCTGATTTCTAGTCCCATGTTCTTTTTGTTATTCCACACCTACACCCTCTTCCCGTTTTtgccaccttctctctctctgagcaGAACAGGGTCATGGAAGGGAGTGGGGCAAGGATGAGCATCAGGGCTGAAATGGCCACAAGGGGCAGGAACACCTTCTGGAACAGGGGCCGCCGGAGCTGAATGCCCACGTCCTGGTCACTCTCCATGTACAGGAGGTTGAaggtctccttgcagcccaaaggcCCTGCTTCCCCGGGGAAACTCTTGCAGTCCCGCACGGTAAACTGCAACTCCACGTGGACGCGTGAGGCCTCCTCTCCCCGGTAGATCCAATTGGTGCGAAGCCAGTGGTCAGTATCTCTGCCTTCTTCCACGGGGCAGTCCTGGTACATGTACA is part of the Ovis aries strain OAR_USU_Benz2616 breed Rambouillet chromosome 4, ARS-UI_Ramb_v3.0, whole genome shotgun sequence genome and encodes:
- the EPHA1 gene encoding ephrin type-A receptor 1 isoform X2, with product MERRWPLGLGLLLLLLLLCAPLPPGARAVEVTLMDTSKAQEELGWLLDPPEDGWSEVQQILNGTPLYMYQDCPVEEGRDTDHWLRTNWIYRGEEASRVHVELQFTVRDCKSFPGEAGPLGCKETFNLLYMESDQDVGIQLRRPLFQKVTTVAADQSFTVRDLASRAVKMNVERCSLGRLTRRGLYLAFHNPGACVALVSVRVFYQRCPETVHGLAQFPNTLPGPGGLAEVAGTCLPHAHISPGPSGAPLMHCSPDGEWLVPVGRCHCEPGYEEGSSDAEECLACPSGSYRSDVDAPQCLKCPQHSTAEAEGATECACESGHYRAPGEGPHAACTRPPSTPRNLSFSISGTQLSLRWEPPADLGEREDIRYNVECSQCQGAALDGGPCQPCGAGVRFSAGPSGLTASSVRVDGLDPHANYTFNVEAQNGVSGLGASKPASASLSINMGSAESLSGLSLRLVKKAPRQLELTWAGSRPRSPGGNLSYELHVLNQDEERYQMVLEPRVLLTELQPDTTYIVRVRMVTPLGPGPFSADHEFRTSPPVSSVLTGGEIVAIIFGLLLGVALLLGMLVFRSRRAQRQRHQRQQRQRDRVADGDREDKLWLKPYVDLQAYEDPAQGALDFTQELDPAWLVVDTVIGEGEFGEVYRGSLRLPSQDCKIVAIKTLKDTSPDGQWWNFLREATIMGQFNHPHILHLEGVVTKRKPIMIITEFMENGALDAFLREREDQLVPGQLVAMLQGIASGMNYLSDHNYVHRDLAARNILVSQNLCCKVSDFGLTRLLDNFDGTYETQGGKIPIRWTAPEAIAHRIFTTASDVWSFGIVMWEVLSFGDKPYGEMSNQEVMKSIEDGYRLPPPMDCPAPLYELMKNCWAYDRARRPPFHRLKAQLEHLQANPHSLRTIANFDPRVTLRLPSLSGSDGIPYRSVAEWLESIRMKRYALHFRSAGLDTMEDLVQMGITLPGHQKRILYSIQGFKD
- the EPHA1 gene encoding ephrin type-A receptor 1 isoform X1 yields the protein MERRWPLGLGLLLLLLLLCAPLPPGARAVEVTLMDTSKAQEELGWLLDPPEDGWSEVQQILNGTPLYMYQDCPVEEGRDTDHWLRTNWIYRGEEASRVHVELQFTVRDCKSFPGEAGPLGCKETFNLLYMESDQDVGIQLRRPLFQKVTTVAADQSFTVRDLASRAVKMNVERCSLGRLTRRGLYLAFHNPGACVALVSVRVFYQRCPETVHGLAQFPNTLPGPGGLAEVAGTCLPHAHISPGPSGAPLMHCSPDGEWLVPVGRCHCEPGYEEGSSDAEECLACPSGSYRSDVDAPQCLKCPQHSTAEAEGATECACESGHYRAPGEGPHAACTRPPSTPRNLSFSISGTQLSLRWEPPADLGEREDIRYNVECSQCQGAALDGGPCQPCGAGVRFSAGPSGLTASSVRVDGLDPHANYTFNVEAQNGVSGLGASKPASASLSINMGSAESLSGLSLRLVKKAPRQLELTWAGSRPRSPGGNLSYELHVLNQDEERYQMVLEPRVLLTELQPDTTYIVRVRMVTPLGPGPFSADHEFRTSPPVSSVLTGGEIVAIIFGLLLGVALLLGMLVFRSRRAQRQRHQRQQRQRDRVADGDREDKLWLKPYVDLQAYEDPAQGALDFTQELDPAWLVVDTVIGEGEFGEVYRGSLRLPSQDCKIVAIKTLKDTSPDGQWWNFLREATIMGQFNHPHILHLEGVVTKRKPIMIITEFMENGALDAFLREREDQLVPGQLVAMLQGIASGMNYLSDHNYVHRDLAARNILVSQNLCCKVSDFGLTRLLDNFDGTYETQGGKIPIRWTAPEAIAHRIFTTASDVWSFGIVMWEVLSFGDKPYGEMSNQEVMKSIEDGYRLPPPMDCPAPLYELMKNCWAYDRARRPPFHRLKAQLEHLQANPHSLRTIANFDPRVTLRLPSLSGSDGIPYRSVAEWLESIRMKRYALHFRSAGLDTMECVLDLTAEDLVQMGITLPGHQKRILYSIQGFKD